The sequence CACGGATGAGGCGCTGCTAAAAATGCTCTATCTCGCCACCGTCGACGTGACTCGAAAATGGACGGGGCGCGTTCAAAATTGGGGACAAATGCTCCTTCAGCTTTCGGTATTTTTCCCAGATCGGGTCGGTCAACACTTGCGATGAATCGCCACTCCCCCTCGGGGGAATCTGTGCTTAAAAGAGTTTACACAAAATTATTGACAGACCCTGGCAGTCCCTAATAAACAAACCTTTGTAGGGTTGCGAGATTTTGCTTTAATACTTCTCACCTTGGATACAGGCATCAGACCCAAAGAAGCTTTATCACTCAGGATTCCTGATTTTAACGCTAACTCACAAGAGATCTATATTACTTCTGAGAAGGCTAAAACAAGAGTCTCCAGAACACTACCCATTTCCATACCGACAATTAAAGCCATCCAACAACTGATAAATGTTAGACCTGATATTTGGAGCAGTAGCGCTCCAATATTCTGTACACTTGAAGGCAAAGCGTTGAATCGTCACACATGGGGAGATAGGTTGGAAAGGTATAGCAAAGAGTTGGGAGTGCATATACGCCCATATGATCTCCGACACACATTTGCTCTGGAGTATATCCGTAATGGTGCTAACGCTCTGATCTTACAGAAGACATTAGATCATAGTGATCTGACCATGACTAAACGATATGTAGCATTGACGTTAAATGACCTAAAGGATGAACACATCAAGGCTTCCCCTATCAGCAAACTTCTCCCTGAAACAAAACGTTTAGGGAATTTGAAAACGTGAATAGTTTTATGAGTTATTTCTTAGCTGCATGACTTTTGTTAATATCTCTTTTTGTTCATTGATTTTTGCGTGATTTTCATGCATGAATGGAAGAAATTCCTCTTCTTTGAGAGTGAAACAAGGATATTTCAAATTCAGCATTGAAGACATATCTAAAAATCCAAAACAAATATCACTTATCCACCAAAGTCTCTGTTTTGTTATATCTGGCTGTTCAATATCGAAGAAATGAAAAGTGAATATACCATTGTCCAATGTTGAATTGAAGCTTGTCGGCAAGATATTTCCATGAGTGGCAAACGCATTAATAGAGTTTTTCATAATGTGAATACTTTTGGCGAATTGTTCTGATTCTTTTTCTAACCAAGTGCCAACCGTTTTAGTGATTTTATAGGAATGTACGGTTCCATCATCTAAAAATTCCCTAAATACGTCTTCGTTTCGTTCATACATGCTGTACAAACAAAGCGATATTGATTCAAGAGAGTATCTCAACATCATATTAGTTTGTATATCATGTTTTCGAAGAGTCGAGAGCAGAGATAAATAAAGACTTTTTTGGACTTGAGATAGGAAGCGAAAGTACAAATTTGCCTCTAATTGAGGGTGTGAACAGAAATCTAATAAATAACCTACCATTTTCTGTGCTAATAGGATTGAGCATATAATCACCTCATTTTCAAATTATTAAAAGTACAGATAGATTATACTAATTTAGTATATTTGCACAAGTTTCTTCCATTCATTTAATGACGGGATGAGGTATGCTTGATAACGGATTTGAGCAATGTCAGTTCTATTTCATAACAAGGAGGCTATTAATTTGATTCAACAAATTATTGATGCACTAGCTGAATTAACAGAAGGTGAGGGGTATTTCTCTATTGATCAAGCCGTACGGGTAGACAACGACTTGCACCTCACCCTAACCATGTACAAGGAGGTTTACGGAAGAACTGTAGGAAAGCATGCCTCCTGGAGCATTATTTGCGAGGATGTACGTGAAAACAACCTTGGAATCAGCAGCTCATTTCTTTATTTGCGTATTTTGAGAGATCATCCGGTTTTATTTAAATACAACAAACCCTACTTTCGGATTTTAGGTCCAAAAAAGATGGCGGAAAACGAAAAAATTTATGGTCAGCTTTTTAAAGAACTTTCTAATTTTCTAAATAAATATGATGCTGTTAATAGAATTCATGATTTTCTGTCTGTTCAGCAAGGTTTCACTCAAGGCCTTATTTCACTTACCGCTGGGCCTCAGGAAATTGCAGATATTTACCGCAAGGTGCTGGAAAAGGAGTCCATGCAGGTT comes from Paenibacillus sp. 19GGS1-52 and encodes:
- a CDS encoding tyrosine-type recombinase/integrase, which produces MRDFALILLTLDTGIRPKEALSLRIPDFNANSQEIYITSEKAKTRVSRTLPISIPTIKAIQQLINVRPDIWSSSAPIFCTLEGKALNRHTWGDRLERYSKELGVHIRPYDLRHTFALEYIRNGANALILQKTLDHSDLTMTKRYVALTLNDLKDEHIKASPISKLLPETKRLGNLKT